Proteins encoded within one genomic window of Ideonella dechloratans:
- a CDS encoding sulfite exporter TauE/SafE family protein, which translates to MNYALIFSALMMGLAGTVHCVAMCGASSAAAVGACGGGRFAWGSFHLGRVLGYAAAGAIAASSVSALGELGQISPALRPLWGLAHMAALALGIWLLVTGRQPAWLDRLGRGGQRATTLSGGWQRVRGPGKALGAGMLWVAWPCGLLQSALVVAALANGPWGGALVMTVFALASSLALGAVPALLLRWMGQQNSAAQAGVMGWVTRLSGAALAVASAWALGHDLWMRVAAYCIS; encoded by the coding sequence GTGAACTATGCGTTGATCTTCAGTGCCCTGATGATGGGGCTGGCCGGCACGGTCCACTGCGTGGCCATGTGCGGCGCTTCCAGTGCCGCGGCTGTCGGGGCTTGTGGCGGCGGGCGTTTCGCGTGGGGCAGTTTTCACCTGGGCCGGGTGCTCGGCTACGCGGCGGCCGGCGCCATTGCGGCATCCAGTGTTTCCGCATTGGGTGAACTGGGGCAAATCAGTCCGGCCTTGCGTCCCTTGTGGGGGCTGGCGCACATGGCGGCCCTGGCGCTGGGCATCTGGCTGCTGGTGACCGGACGGCAGCCTGCCTGGCTGGACCGCCTGGGACGGGGCGGGCAGCGCGCCACCACCCTGTCGGGAGGTTGGCAGCGTGTGAGAGGGCCGGGCAAGGCCCTGGGCGCGGGCATGCTGTGGGTGGCCTGGCCCTGCGGGTTGCTTCAATCGGCCTTGGTGGTGGCGGCCCTGGCCAACGGGCCTTGGGGCGGCGCGTTGGTGATGACCGTCTTCGCCTTGGCCTCTTCCTTGGCCCTGGGGGCCGTGCCCGCCCTGCTGCTGCGCTGGATGGGGCAGCAGAACTCCGCAGCTCAGGCCGGCGTCATGGGGTGGGTGACCCGCCTGTCCGGCGCCGCACTGGCCGTGGCCTCCGCGTGGGCGCTCGGGCACGATCTCTGGATGCGCGTGGCGGCTTACTGCATTTCCTGA
- the hemN gene encoding oxygen-independent coproporphyrinogen III oxidase, with translation MVQISDSADVQLPVDLLRQFDVPGPRYTSYPTADRFVEAFTAHDYACALRQRAEGAVVGGKPPLSLYIHIPFCESVCYYCACNKVITKHHERAGEYLDALDLEIDLHAKALGEPQVVSQLHLGGGSPTFLSDEELARLMTSLRRAFQLAPGAEISIEVDPRTASAERLARWRELGFNRLSFGVQDFDAEVQKAVHRVQSFESVRDLVRSARDLGYESVNVDLIYGLPKQNPASFARTIDLVGELRPDRIALYAYAHLPQRFKPQRRIDPAELPTAADRVTMLSGAIAGFLSGGYTYIGMDHFALPGDALAAAKRQGRLHRNFQGYSTQPDCDLIGLGVSAIGRMGATYSQNAKTLPEYYDAVRQGQFPIVRGLALTRDDLLRRAVIMALMCQGRLEFESIELSHLIKVPEYFRSELESLAPYEAMGLVVREPGALQVTAKGWFFVRAIAMAFDKHLQADRVRERFSRII, from the coding sequence ATGGTACAGATCTCAGACTCCGCCGATGTGCAGCTGCCGGTTGACTTGTTGCGGCAATTCGACGTTCCCGGCCCCCGCTACACCTCCTACCCGACGGCAGACCGGTTTGTCGAGGCGTTCACGGCGCACGACTATGCCTGCGCCTTGCGGCAGCGTGCGGAAGGGGCGGTGGTCGGGGGCAAGCCGCCGCTGTCGCTCTACATCCACATCCCCTTCTGCGAGTCGGTCTGCTACTACTGTGCTTGCAACAAGGTCATCACCAAGCACCATGAACGCGCCGGTGAGTACCTGGATGCGTTGGATCTCGAGATCGATCTTCACGCCAAGGCACTGGGCGAGCCCCAGGTGGTGTCGCAGCTCCACTTGGGAGGCGGGTCGCCCACCTTCCTGAGCGATGAAGAACTCGCGCGGCTGATGACGTCCCTGCGTCGGGCCTTCCAGCTGGCGCCGGGCGCGGAGATCTCCATCGAGGTGGATCCCCGCACGGCCTCTGCAGAGCGCTTGGCCCGCTGGCGGGAGTTGGGATTCAACCGTCTGAGCTTCGGCGTGCAGGACTTCGATGCCGAGGTTCAGAAGGCCGTGCACCGCGTGCAATCGTTCGAGAGCGTTCGTGATCTGGTCCGAAGTGCGCGTGACCTCGGCTATGAATCCGTGAACGTGGATCTGATCTACGGCCTGCCCAAACAGAACCCCGCCTCTTTCGCAAGGACGATCGATTTGGTCGGCGAACTGCGGCCTGACCGCATCGCGCTGTATGCCTATGCGCATTTGCCCCAGCGGTTCAAGCCGCAGCGACGCATCGACCCTGCCGAGTTGCCCACCGCTGCTGATCGGGTGACGATGCTGTCCGGTGCGATCGCCGGCTTCCTGTCCGGCGGCTACACCTACATCGGCATGGATCACTTCGCACTGCCGGGCGACGCTCTGGCCGCGGCCAAGCGGCAAGGGCGGCTGCATCGGAATTTCCAGGGCTACAGCACCCAGCCTGACTGCGATCTGATCGGCCTGGGGGTGTCTGCCATTGGACGCATGGGCGCCACCTACAGCCAGAATGCCAAGACATTGCCCGAGTACTACGATGCGGTGCGCCAGGGGCAGTTTCCTATCGTCCGCGGGCTGGCGCTCACACGCGATGACCTGCTGCGACGCGCGGTGATCATGGCCCTGATGTGCCAGGGGCGCCTGGAATTCGAGTCGATCGAACTGTCCCACCTGATCAAGGTGCCGGAGTACTTCAGGTCGGAGCTGGAATCCCTGGCGCCCTACGAGGCCATGGGGTTGGTGGTTCGGGAGCCTGGAGCGCTCCAGGTCACCGCCAAGGGATGGTTCTTCGTCCGCGCCATTGCCATGGCGTTTGACAAGCATCTTCAGGCGGATCGCGTCAGGGAGCGTTTCTCGCGCATCATCTGA
- the icd gene encoding NADP-dependent isocitrate dehydrogenase: MYQHIKVPEGGQKITVNADFSLNVPNNPIIPYIEGDGTGFDITPVMIKVVDAAVAKAYAGARKIHWMEIYAGEKSTKVYGPDVWLPAETLEVLRDYVVSIKGPLTTPVGGGIRSLNVALRQELDLYVCLRPVQYFKGVPSPVKAPEKIDMVIFRENSEDIYAGVEWEAESEKAKKVIKFLIEEMGVKKIRFPETSGIGVKPVSREGTERLVRKAIQYAIDNDKPSVTLVHKGNIMKFTEGGFRDWGYALAQKEFGAELIDGGPWCKFKNPKTGKDIVIKDSIADAFLQQILLRPAEYSVIATLNLNGDYISDALAAQVGGIGIAPGANLSDSVAMFEATHGTAPKYAGKDYVNPGSEILSAEMMLRHMGWTEAADLVIASMEKSILSKKVTYDFARLMDGATQVSCSGFGQVMIDNM; this comes from the coding sequence ATGTACCAGCACATCAAGGTGCCCGAGGGTGGGCAGAAGATCACCGTCAACGCGGACTTCTCGCTCAATGTGCCGAACAACCCGATCATTCCTTACATCGAAGGCGACGGCACGGGCTTTGATATCACTCCGGTGATGATCAAGGTGGTGGACGCTGCTGTGGCCAAGGCTTACGCCGGCGCGCGCAAGATCCACTGGATGGAGATCTACGCGGGCGAGAAGTCCACGAAGGTCTACGGCCCCGACGTGTGGCTGCCGGCCGAGACGCTGGAAGTGCTGCGTGACTATGTGGTGTCCATCAAGGGCCCGCTGACCACTCCCGTGGGTGGCGGCATCCGTTCCCTGAATGTGGCGCTGCGTCAAGAGCTGGATCTGTACGTGTGCCTGCGTCCGGTGCAGTACTTCAAGGGCGTGCCCTCCCCGGTCAAGGCGCCGGAGAAGATCGACATGGTGATCTTCCGCGAGAACTCGGAAGACATCTACGCCGGCGTCGAATGGGAAGCCGAGAGCGAGAAGGCCAAGAAGGTCATCAAGTTCCTGATCGAGGAAATGGGCGTCAAGAAGATCCGCTTCCCCGAGACCTCTGGCATCGGTGTCAAGCCGGTGTCTCGCGAGGGCACCGAGCGTCTGGTGCGCAAGGCCATCCAATACGCGATCGACAATGACAAGCCCAGCGTGACCCTGGTCCACAAGGGCAACATCATGAAGTTCACCGAAGGTGGCTTCCGTGACTGGGGTTACGCCCTGGCCCAGAAGGAGTTCGGCGCCGAGCTGATCGACGGCGGTCCGTGGTGCAAGTTCAAGAACCCGAAGACCGGCAAGGACATCGTGATCAAGGATTCGATCGCCGATGCCTTCCTGCAGCAGATTCTGCTGCGCCCGGCCGAGTACTCGGTGATCGCCACCCTGAACCTGAACGGCGACTACATCTCTGACGCGCTGGCGGCCCAGGTGGGCGGCATCGGCATTGCCCCGGGAGCCAACCTGAGCGACTCGGTGGCGATGTTCGAAGCCACGCACGGCACGGCGCCGAAGTACGCGGGCAAGGACTATGTGAACCCGGGTTCCGAGATCCTGTCGGCCGAGATGATGCTGCGTCACATGGGCTGGACCGAGGCGGCCGATCTGGTCATCGCCTCCATGGAGAAGTCCATCCTGAGCAAGAAGGTCACTTATGACTTCGCCCGCCTGATGGATGGCGCCACCCAGGTGTCCTGCTCCGGTTTCGGCCAGGTGATGATCGACAACATGTGA
- the ccoG gene encoding cytochrome c oxidase accessory protein CcoG, with product MSDTTTPISSSPVEQAPDSGKDSVAEVVSLYQKSRKIYARSVTGWFATWRWALVWLTQLVFYGLPWLSWNDRQAILFDLGARRFYIFGLVLYPQDFIYLTGLLIVSAYSLFLFTAVAGRLWCGYACPQTVYTEIYMWFEQKFEGDRAQRMRLDQGPWTLERLLRRSGKQLAWILFGLWTGFTFVGYFTPIRVLGHEALTLSFGPWEWFWVLFYGFATYGNAGYMREQVCKYMCPYARFQSVMFDRDTLIISYDTERGEPRGSRSKKADPAKMGLGSCVDCGLCVQVCPTGIDIRKGLQYECIGCAACIDVCNGIMDKMGYQRGLIRYATENGLEQHLDRGSMMRRIFRPRVLIYTTILIAILSAFALSIYLRSPFRVDVVRDRASLARIVDDGRVENVYRIQIMNSAEEKQKYQLNVRGLPGIMIAGPSSFELDPAEARWITVSAQIPFEAAQQVGSGMHGIQFDVERLAHDDKTHPVQVEEKSTFMVPR from the coding sequence ATGAGCGATACCACCACCCCTATTTCATCCTCTCCCGTCGAGCAGGCGCCAGATTCTGGCAAAGACAGTGTGGCGGAGGTGGTATCGCTCTACCAGAAGTCCCGTAAGATTTATGCCCGCAGCGTCACCGGTTGGTTTGCAACCTGGCGTTGGGCTCTGGTCTGGCTCACTCAGCTCGTGTTTTACGGGCTGCCTTGGCTGAGCTGGAATGACCGCCAAGCGATTCTTTTCGACTTGGGCGCCCGCAGGTTTTACATCTTCGGGCTGGTTCTCTACCCTCAGGATTTCATCTACCTGACGGGTCTCTTGATTGTCTCTGCCTACAGCCTTTTCCTTTTCACGGCGGTGGCGGGGCGTCTCTGGTGTGGATATGCCTGTCCTCAGACGGTCTACACCGAGATCTACATGTGGTTCGAGCAGAAGTTCGAGGGAGACCGGGCTCAGCGCATGCGGCTGGACCAGGGTCCTTGGACCTTGGAGCGTCTGCTGCGCAGAAGCGGCAAGCAACTCGCCTGGATTCTGTTCGGCTTGTGGACGGGTTTCACCTTTGTCGGCTACTTCACCCCGATTCGCGTTCTGGGTCATGAAGCGTTGACGCTGAGTTTTGGCCCCTGGGAATGGTTCTGGGTGCTGTTTTATGGCTTTGCCACGTATGGCAATGCCGGCTACATGCGCGAGCAGGTTTGCAAGTACATGTGCCCTTATGCCCGGTTCCAGAGCGTGATGTTCGACCGGGATACCCTGATCATCAGTTACGACACCGAGCGCGGTGAGCCGCGTGGTTCGAGGTCCAAGAAGGCCGATCCCGCCAAGATGGGCTTGGGGTCTTGTGTCGATTGCGGTTTGTGCGTTCAGGTGTGCCCCACCGGCATCGATATTCGCAAGGGCCTGCAATACGAGTGCATCGGTTGTGCGGCCTGCATCGATGTTTGCAACGGCATCATGGACAAGATGGGGTACCAGCGGGGGCTGATCCGCTACGCTACCGAGAATGGCCTGGAGCAGCATCTGGATCGCGGGTCGATGATGCGCCGCATCTTCCGTCCCCGTGTGCTGATCTACACCACCATCCTGATCGCGATCCTGTCGGCCTTCGCGCTGAGCATCTATCTGCGCAGCCCATTCCGGGTGGATGTGGTGCGGGACCGCGCTTCGCTGGCGCGCATCGTGGATGATGGTCGCGTCGAGAACGTGTACCGGATCCAGATCATGAACTCGGCCGAAGAGAAGCAGAAGTACCAGTTGAACGTGCGCGGCTTGCCAGGAATCATGATCGCGGGACCGTCGTCGTTCGAGTTGGACCCGGCCGAGGCACGTTGGATCACGGTGAGCGCTCAGATTCCCTTCGAGGCGGCACAGCAGGTCGGCAGTGGCATGCACGGAATCCAATTCGACGTCGAGCGCTTGGCTCATGACGACAAGACCCATCCTGTTCAGGTGGAAGAGAAGTCCACTTTCATGGTGCCCCGCTGA
- the clpA gene encoding ATP-dependent Clp protease ATP-binding subunit ClpA: MIAQELEVSLHMAFVEARQQRHEFITVEHLLLALLDNPSAAEVLRACAANIEDLRKSLVAFIRENTPTVGGTDEVDTQPTLGFQRVIQRAIMHVQSTGGGKKEVTGANVLVAIFGEKDSHAVYYLHQQGVTRLDVVNFIAHGIKKSDPPEPAKGSGSEGGAPEGEKEEGGEGKGSPLEQFTTNLNQQAKEGKIDPLIGRESEVERVVQVLCRRRKNNPLLVGEAGVGKTAIAEGLAWRITEGDVPEVLSDAIVYALDMGALLAGTKYRGDFEQRLKGVLKQLKEQPKAILFIDEIHTLIGAGAASGGTLDASNLLKPALSSGAMKCIGATTFQEYRGIFEKDAALSRRFQKVDVVEPSVEQTVEILKGLKSRFEEHHSVKYALGALQAAAELSAKYINDRHLPDKAIDVIDEAGAAQRVLPKSKQKKTITRNEVEEIVAKIARIPPANVSSDDRGKLKSLDRDLKSVVFGQDPAVEALSSAIKMARSGLGRADKPIGAFLFSGPTGVGKTEVAKQLAFILGIELIRFDMSEYMERHAVSRLIGAPPGYVGFDQGGLLTEAITKKPHAVLLLDEIEKAHPDVFNVLLQVMDHGTLTDNNGRKADFRNVIIIMTTNAGAETMQKSTIGFTTRREQGDEMGDIKRLFTPEFRNRLDAIINFRALDEEIILRVVDKFLLQLEEQLAEKKVEVTFTDALRQHLAKRGFDPLMGARPMQRLIQDTIRKALADELLFGRLVDGGRLTVDVDAEGQVQLDIQPAGKSGDKPKAEATAA; this comes from the coding sequence ATGATCGCGCAAGAACTTGAAGTCAGCCTGCACATGGCCTTCGTCGAGGCCCGTCAGCAGCGCCATGAGTTCATCACCGTGGAGCACCTGCTGCTCGCGTTGCTGGACAACCCCTCCGCGGCCGAGGTTCTGCGCGCCTGCGCTGCCAACATCGAGGACCTGCGCAAAAGCCTGGTGGCTTTCATCAGGGAGAACACCCCGACGGTGGGCGGGACCGACGAGGTCGACACCCAACCGACGCTGGGCTTCCAGCGGGTGATCCAGCGCGCCATCATGCATGTGCAGTCCACCGGTGGCGGCAAGAAGGAGGTGACCGGCGCGAACGTGCTGGTGGCCATCTTCGGCGAGAAGGATTCCCACGCGGTCTATTACCTGCACCAGCAGGGTGTCACGCGGCTGGATGTGGTGAATTTCATCGCCCACGGCATCAAGAAGTCCGATCCGCCGGAGCCCGCCAAGGGCAGCGGCAGCGAGGGCGGCGCCCCGGAAGGAGAGAAGGAAGAGGGTGGCGAGGGCAAGGGATCTCCGCTGGAGCAGTTCACCACCAACCTCAACCAGCAGGCCAAGGAAGGCAAGATCGATCCGCTGATCGGGCGCGAGTCCGAGGTCGAGCGAGTCGTCCAGGTGCTGTGCCGTCGCCGCAAGAACAATCCCCTGCTGGTGGGTGAAGCCGGCGTGGGCAAGACGGCCATTGCCGAAGGCTTGGCCTGGCGCATCACCGAGGGCGACGTGCCGGAGGTGCTCTCCGACGCCATCGTCTATGCGCTGGACATGGGGGCTCTGCTGGCCGGTACCAAATACCGCGGCGACTTCGAGCAGCGGCTCAAGGGTGTGCTCAAGCAGCTCAAGGAGCAGCCCAAGGCCATCCTGTTCATCGACGAGATCCATACCCTCATCGGTGCGGGGGCGGCCTCGGGTGGCACCCTGGACGCCAGCAACCTGCTCAAGCCCGCCTTGTCCAGCGGTGCGATGAAGTGCATCGGTGCCACGACCTTCCAGGAGTACCGCGGCATCTTCGAGAAGGATGCGGCCCTGTCCCGTCGCTTCCAGAAGGTCGATGTGGTCGAGCCTTCGGTCGAGCAGACGGTGGAGATCCTCAAGGGCCTGAAGTCTCGTTTCGAAGAGCACCACAGCGTCAAGTACGCCCTGGGCGCTCTGCAGGCGGCGGCCGAGCTGTCGGCCAAGTACATCAATGACCGCCATCTGCCCGACAAGGCGATCGACGTGATCGACGAGGCGGGGGCGGCCCAGCGCGTGCTGCCCAAGAGCAAGCAGAAGAAAACCATCACCCGCAACGAGGTCGAAGAGATCGTCGCCAAGATCGCCCGCATCCCGCCGGCCAATGTGTCCAGCGACGACCGTGGCAAGCTCAAGAGCCTGGACCGCGACCTCAAGAGCGTGGTCTTCGGTCAGGATCCCGCGGTGGAAGCACTGTCCTCGGCCATCAAGATGGCCCGCTCAGGGCTGGGTCGTGCGGACAAGCCCATCGGTGCCTTCCTGTTCAGCGGCCCCACCGGCGTTGGCAAGACCGAGGTGGCCAAGCAGCTGGCCTTCATCCTGGGCATCGAGCTCATCCGCTTCGACATGTCGGAGTACATGGAGCGTCATGCGGTCAGCCGTCTGATCGGCGCGCCTCCGGGCTACGTGGGTTTCGACCAAGGCGGTCTGCTGACCGAAGCCATCACCAAGAAGCCGCATGCGGTGCTGCTGCTCGACGAGATCGAGAAGGCGCACCCGGACGTCTTCAACGTGCTGCTGCAGGTGATGGACCATGGCACGTTGACCGACAACAACGGGCGCAAGGCCGACTTCCGCAACGTCATCATCATCATGACGACCAACGCGGGCGCCGAGACCATGCAGAAGTCCACCATCGGCTTCACCACCCGCCGTGAGCAGGGCGATGAGATGGGCGACATCAAGCGCCTGTTCACGCCGGAATTCCGCAACCGCCTGGACGCCATCATCAACTTCCGCGCCCTGGACGAGGAGATCATCCTGCGGGTGGTCGACAAGTTCCTGCTGCAACTGGAAGAGCAGTTGGCCGAGAAGAAGGTCGAGGTCACCTTCACCGATGCCCTGCGGCAGCACCTGGCCAAGCGCGGTTTCGACCCGCTGATGGGGGCCCGGCCGATGCAGCGTCTGATCCAGGACACCATCCGCAAGGCCCTGGCCGACGAACTGCTGTTCGGTCGCCTGGTGGATGGCGGTCGCTTGACCGTGGACGTGGACGCCGAAGGCCAGGTGCAACTGGACATCCAGCCGGCCGGCAAGAGTGGTGACAAGCCCAAGGCCGAGGCCACGGCCGCGTAA
- the fnr gene encoding fumarate/nitrate reduction transcriptional regulator Fnr produces MTDATQVKPDAFKVACSSCNLRELCLPVGLARPDLERLDALVATRRSVARGDMLFRAGDAFQSLYAVRTGFFKTCVSSEDGRDQVTGFQMAGELLGLDGISNDRHSCDAVALEDSQVCIIPYGQLESLSREFTDLQHQFHKIMSREIVRDHGVMLLLGSMRAEERLAAFLMNLTQRLQARGFSASSLILRMTREEIGSYLGLKLETVSRTFSKFQDDGLLEVKQRHIRIIDQDGLQQLINGAHC; encoded by the coding sequence ATGACCGACGCCACCCAAGTGAAACCCGACGCGTTCAAGGTCGCGTGCTCCAGCTGCAATCTGCGCGAACTTTGCCTGCCCGTGGGGCTCGCCCGTCCCGATCTGGAAAGACTGGATGCCCTGGTGGCCACGCGCCGCAGCGTGGCCCGGGGCGACATGCTGTTCCGTGCCGGAGATGCCTTCCAGTCGCTTTATGCTGTTCGCACGGGCTTCTTCAAGACCTGCGTCTCCTCGGAGGATGGTCGCGATCAGGTGACCGGTTTCCAGATGGCGGGAGAACTGCTGGGGCTGGATGGCATCAGCAACGATCGCCACTCGTGCGACGCAGTGGCCCTGGAGGACTCCCAGGTCTGCATCATCCCCTATGGCCAGTTGGAGTCACTGTCGCGCGAGTTCACCGACCTGCAGCATCAGTTCCACAAGATCATGAGCCGCGAGATTGTTCGCGACCATGGCGTGATGCTGCTGCTGGGCAGCATGCGGGCCGAAGAGCGGCTGGCCGCCTTCCTGATGAACCTGACCCAGCGCCTGCAGGCGCGGGGCTTCTCGGCCTCGTCACTGATACTTCGGATGACCCGGGAAGAAATCGGCAGCTACCTGGGACTCAAGCTCGAGACCGTGAGCCGTACGTTCTCCAAGTTCCAGGATGACGGCCTGCTGGAAGTCAAGCAGAGACACATCCGCATCATCGACCAGGACGGTCTTCAGCAGTTGATCAACGGCGCCCACTGCTGA
- the clpS gene encoding ATP-dependent Clp protease adapter ClpS, whose translation MPSNRPSLPPGGASTSKPEDGQGSVVAERKAQRTRPPRMYQVVMLNDDFTPMEFVVMVLQEYFRLDLEAATQIMLKIHHEGRAVCGVFSKDIAATKVELVLAAARRSGHPLQCIMEAA comes from the coding sequence ATGCCTTCGAACCGACCTTCCTTGCCCCCTGGAGGGGCTTCGACGTCCAAGCCCGAGGATGGGCAGGGCTCGGTCGTTGCCGAGCGCAAGGCACAGCGTACGCGTCCTCCCCGCATGTACCAGGTGGTCATGCTGAACGACGACTTCACCCCGATGGAGTTCGTGGTGATGGTGCTGCAAGAATATTTCAGGCTTGATCTAGAGGCCGCCACCCAAATCATGTTGAAGATCCACCATGAGGGGCGTGCGGTCTGCGGGGTGTTCAGCAAGGACATCGCCGCGACCAAGGTCGAACTGGTGCTCGCAGCAGCACGCCGCTCCGGACACCCGCTTCAATGCATTATGGAGGCCGCATGA
- a CDS encoding nitrogen fixation protein FixH, with the protein MSASEVSPVASTAAQAQDAQKPWWRHPMVWLVISGPLSVVIASVISAVVAVRGADPVLLRDESGGASEVHDGVDSMTPALAARNHAATPKQEP; encoded by the coding sequence ATGTCGGCATCCGAAGTTTCCCCTGTTGCCAGCACCGCAGCCCAGGCACAGGATGCACAAAAGCCTTGGTGGCGGCACCCGATGGTGTGGCTGGTGATTTCCGGTCCGCTCTCGGTGGTCATCGCCAGCGTCATTTCTGCCGTGGTGGCTGTTCGCGGTGCCGATCCCGTGCTGCTGAGGGACGAGTCGGGTGGAGCATCCGAGGTTCATGATGGGGTGGACAGCATGACCCCTGCGCTCGCCGCGCGGAACCATGCGGCGACGCCCAAGCAAGAGCCCTGA
- a CDS encoding M90 family metallopeptidase codes for MMGWWQRWRNWREGRARSRHDIPPPLWTAVMARYPFLQGLSPPESETLRQLSSAFLARKEFAGAQGLVVTDEMAVAIAAQACLPILHLDLALYDGFVGIVVHPDEVVARRHVTDHDGVVHEYDEWLSGEAMAGGPVMLSWPDVDEAGELATDGYNVVVHEFAHVIDMCNGEADGVPPQPSLTAQTHWIEVLDGALDDFCRRLDAGQPTLLDPYGAEGPQEFFAVATEAFFVNPHPFRQHHPDLHALFRDYFRQDPAKR; via the coding sequence ATGATGGGCTGGTGGCAACGCTGGAGGAACTGGCGCGAAGGGCGCGCGCGTTCACGCCATGACATCCCGCCGCCCCTGTGGACCGCGGTGATGGCGCGCTACCCCTTTCTGCAGGGCCTGAGCCCGCCCGAAAGCGAGACGCTGCGCCAGCTCAGCAGCGCGTTTCTGGCGCGCAAGGAGTTTGCGGGAGCCCAGGGGCTGGTCGTCACCGACGAGATGGCCGTGGCCATTGCCGCGCAGGCCTGCCTGCCCATCCTGCACCTGGATCTGGCCCTTTACGACGGCTTCGTCGGCATCGTGGTCCACCCCGATGAGGTGGTGGCACGCCGGCATGTGACCGACCACGACGGGGTGGTGCACGAATACGACGAGTGGCTCAGCGGCGAGGCCATGGCCGGCGGCCCCGTGATGCTGTCCTGGCCGGACGTGGACGAGGCGGGCGAACTGGCCACGGACGGCTACAACGTCGTTGTGCATGAGTTCGCCCATGTCATCGACATGTGCAATGGCGAGGCCGACGGTGTTCCGCCGCAACCCAGCCTGACGGCCCAGACCCACTGGATCGAGGTGCTGGACGGAGCCCTGGACGATTTCTGCCGGCGACTCGACGCGGGCCAGCCCACCTTGCTCGACCCCTATGGCGCCGAAGGCCCGCAGGAGTTCTTCGCCGTGGCCACCGAGGCCTTCTTCGTCAACCCACACCCCTTCCGACAGCACCACCCCGACCTGCACGCGCTGTTCAGGGACTACTTCCGCCAGGATCCGGCCAAGCGCTGA
- a CDS encoding cold shock domain-containing protein, translating to MEAIGTVKWFNDAKGFGFIEPESGGGDVFAHFSAIQMDGFRTLKQGGKVRFELVQGPKGQMAQNIRPLEEPVRS from the coding sequence ATGGAAGCCATCGGCACTGTGAAATGGTTCAACGACGCCAAAGGCTTTGGCTTCATTGAGCCGGAGAGCGGCGGCGGCGACGTATTTGCCCACTTTTCCGCCATTCAGATGGATGGCTTCAGGACCCTCAAGCAGGGTGGGAAAGTCCGCTTCGAACTTGTCCAGGGCCCCAAGGGGCAGATGGCGCAGAACATCCGCCCACTGGAGGAGCCCGTCCGCTCCTGA